One genomic segment of Luteolibacter sp. Y139 includes these proteins:
- a CDS encoding DUF1501 domain-containing protein has product MNSITDYNSAITRRQFFRKNGTGLGVAALSSLLGSGRAFPDVMQEMIPHIAPKAKRAIYISLIGAPSQLDLFDYKPELKKRFKEDLKGWLAKEGQRLTGMTSGQAAFPLAPTIFKFAQSGQSGAWISELLPWTAKMADDICIIKSMHTEAINHEPANQLVYTGSMQSGKASLGSWLSYGLGSMNEDLPTFVVLHAQHSSPYSNVQAISARLWGSGYLPGKHAGVALRSKGDPVLYLEDAPGISRNLRRKMLDGLNAMNQRSYEAVGDPEIQTRIQQYEMAFRMQASVPELADMSGEPEHIFELYGKDSKVGGSFAASALMARRLLERGTRFVQIFHRGWDQHGDLPRDLTSQCKDVDQGVYGLIQDLKQRGMLEDTLVVFGGEFGRTIYCQGGLSETNYGRDHHPRCFSLWIAGGGIKGGQVYGETDEMSYNIVQNPVHIRDLHATILNQLGLNHEKLSFKFQGLDQKLTGVEPAKVVKDILA; this is encoded by the coding sequence ATGAACTCAATCACCGACTACAATAGCGCCATCACCCGCCGCCAGTTCTTCCGCAAGAACGGCACCGGCCTCGGCGTGGCCGCGCTTTCCTCGCTGTTAGGAAGCGGACGCGCCTTCCCCGATGTGATGCAGGAGATGATCCCGCACATCGCACCGAAGGCGAAGCGCGCCATCTACATCTCGCTCATCGGTGCACCATCGCAGCTCGATCTCTTCGACTACAAGCCGGAGCTGAAGAAGCGCTTCAAGGAAGACCTCAAGGGTTGGCTCGCCAAGGAAGGCCAACGCCTCACCGGCATGACCTCCGGTCAGGCCGCCTTCCCGCTCGCACCGACCATCTTCAAGTTCGCGCAGTCCGGCCAGTCCGGTGCATGGATCAGCGAACTGCTGCCGTGGACCGCGAAGATGGCGGACGACATCTGCATCATCAAGTCGATGCACACCGAGGCGATCAATCACGAGCCCGCCAACCAACTCGTCTACACCGGCTCGATGCAGTCGGGCAAAGCTTCGCTCGGCTCGTGGCTCTCCTACGGCCTCGGCAGCATGAACGAAGACTTGCCGACCTTCGTGGTTCTACACGCCCAACACAGCTCGCCTTACTCGAATGTCCAGGCGATCTCCGCCCGCCTGTGGGGCTCCGGCTACCTGCCCGGCAAGCACGCTGGCGTCGCTCTCCGATCAAAGGGAGACCCCGTGCTCTACCTTGAGGATGCCCCCGGCATTTCCCGCAATCTCCGCCGCAAGATGCTCGATGGCCTCAATGCGATGAACCAGCGCTCCTACGAAGCCGTTGGCGACCCTGAGATCCAGACCCGCATCCAGCAGTATGAAATGGCCTTCCGCATGCAGGCCTCGGTTCCGGAGCTCGCCGACATGTCCGGCGAGCCCGAGCACATCTTCGAACTCTACGGCAAGGACAGCAAGGTGGGTGGATCCTTCGCTGCCTCGGCCCTGATGGCGCGCCGTCTGTTAGAGCGAGGTACCCGCTTCGTGCAGATCTTCCACCGCGGCTGGGACCAGCACGGTGACCTGCCGCGCGATCTCACCTCGCAGTGCAAGGACGTCGACCAAGGTGTCTACGGCCTGATTCAGGACCTCAAGCAACGCGGCATGCTGGAAGACACGCTCGTCGTCTTCGGCGGCGAATTCGGCCGCACCATCTACTGCCAGGGCGGACTGAGCGAAACGAACTACGGCCGCGACCACCACCCGCGCTGCTTCTCCCTCTGGATCGCCGGAGGCGGGATCAAGGGCGGGCAAGTTTACGGCGAGACCGACGAGATGAGCTACAACATCGTCCAGAATCCCGTTCACATCCGCGATCTGCACGCCACCATCTTGAACCAGCTCGGCCTCAACCACGAAAAACTGAGCTTCAAGTTCCAAGGCCTCGACCAAAAGCTCACCGGCGTCGAACCGGCGAAGGTGGTGAAGGACATCCTGGCCTAA
- a CDS encoding PepSY-associated TM helix domain-containing protein, translated as MFQRFRKLVFWLHLVAGVAAGLVILVMASTGVLLSFERQLTTAADGFEFSTSGEKLPPEALTASLQAAGLKGATGLTLSSDATKPAAFQFGKEKTVFVHPVTGEVLGEGGKKTRSFFKFVTGLHRWLAMAGPAQEAGKSITAAAALVFLFLIPSGLLLWIPKRWTRQGVKAITTIQPQLKGRARDWNWHNVLGIWFALPLLVITTTGVVMGYPWANGLLFKLAGETAPPAGGPPGGRGGPQGGREGQQGGRGGPQGERGGSQPGVSTTGWNQALAAVTANRSGWETIQFQFPAGKEIVFQVSNSHRGRPDLRESVTVDLGTAAIIKAEGFSQMSQGKRWRNWVRWIHTGEAGGWAGQLLAGLTAMAAATLVWTGLALSWRRWRRSRAKAKA; from the coding sequence ATGTTCCAGCGTTTTCGCAAGCTCGTCTTTTGGCTTCACCTCGTGGCAGGGGTTGCTGCCGGATTGGTGATTCTCGTCATGGCCTCCACTGGTGTGCTGCTGTCGTTCGAGCGACAGCTCACGACAGCAGCGGATGGATTCGAATTTTCGACGAGTGGTGAGAAGCTTCCGCCGGAAGCGCTCACCGCTTCCTTGCAAGCGGCAGGATTGAAAGGTGCCACCGGCCTCACACTTTCGTCCGATGCCACGAAGCCCGCGGCCTTCCAGTTCGGAAAAGAGAAGACGGTCTTTGTCCATCCTGTCACGGGTGAGGTATTGGGCGAAGGCGGGAAGAAGACGCGCTCTTTCTTCAAGTTCGTCACTGGCCTGCATCGCTGGTTGGCGATGGCCGGTCCGGCGCAGGAGGCAGGCAAGAGCATCACCGCCGCGGCGGCGCTGGTGTTCCTGTTCCTCATTCCGAGCGGTCTGCTCCTGTGGATTCCGAAGCGATGGACGAGGCAGGGCGTCAAGGCCATCACTACCATCCAACCACAGCTCAAGGGGCGGGCGCGCGATTGGAACTGGCACAACGTGCTTGGCATCTGGTTCGCCTTGCCACTGCTGGTAATCACGACCACCGGCGTGGTCATGGGCTATCCGTGGGCGAACGGGTTGCTATTCAAACTCGCGGGCGAGACCGCGCCGCCTGCCGGTGGTCCACCGGGAGGAAGAGGAGGTCCGCAAGGCGGTAGGGAAGGTCAGCAGGGCGGCAGAGGCGGTCCACAAGGGGAGCGAGGCGGCTCGCAGCCTGGAGTTTCGACCACCGGGTGGAATCAGGCGCTCGCCGCCGTGACTGCCAATCGCTCGGGGTGGGAAACCATCCAGTTCCAGTTTCCCGCAGGTAAGGAGATCGTCTTCCAAGTGTCTAACAGCCATCGCGGGCGTCCTGATCTCCGGGAAAGCGTGACGGTGGATCTCGGGACTGCCGCGATCATCAAGGCGGAGGGCTTTTCGCAGATGAGCCAAGGCAAGCGATGGCGCAACTGGGTCCGCTGGATTCACACCGGCGAGGCCGGTGGATGGGCGGGTCAATTGCTTGCGGGCCTCACCGCAATGGCTGCGGCGACGCTGGTGTGGACCGGCCTTGCGCTGAGCTGGCGGCGCTGGCGGAGGTCTCGCGCGAAAGCCAAGGCTTAG